The Anomalospiza imberbis isolate Cuckoo-Finch-1a 21T00152 chromosome 2, ASM3175350v1, whole genome shotgun sequence nucleotide sequence CCAGCAGTGTGAAGGTGTCCATGGACCCAGCTTGCCATTACTGGAGGACAAAGCAACCACCATCTCAATTCCAGCTGCACAGCACTGGTAAAGCTTCAGGCCTCGCCAGACAGACTGGGAagcagtgaggaagaggaaagcaaGGGCAGCCCACTACCAGCATCACCTGGTATCTGGGTGCTATTGGTGGTGGTTAGTGTGAcacaggcactgctggcagGGGGCCTGGCACAGCCGCAGCTGACGCTGTTTTTTGGCCGTGAACAGGGACATGCCAGATCcccagcagaaaacaaatctgCCAGCTGGGCCCTCAGGGTCCCTTTTCCCAGCTTCACCCCTGGCATCGGCAGCACAGCCACGCAGCATCCCCCAACATGTCACTCACCCCAACCAGGCAATAGGACCCCTGCAGTGGCACAGGAATGAGGGCTATCAGCAATGCCAGGGCTCCCTGGAGACTGGGACTGAGCTGGGTTATACCGGGGTTGAGCTGGGGTCTGCTTAGGGGACCTGCGATATACTGGAAGTGAACTGGAAAGGCTGGGGTTAAGCTGGGAAGTGTTGGGGTGAATTGGAATATActgtggaggagctgggatgtgctggggggAGCTGGGGAATACTGGGATtaaactgggatgaactgggatgtgCTGAGGTGAACTGGGATATACTGAGATTCAGTGGGGGTGCCCTGGGAATGAGTTAGGGTCTGCTTGGGGCAGCTGGGGGGCACCTGAGGAGTACCAGGGTTCAACTGGAGTGTACTGGGGTTCAGCTGGGATTGAACTAGGGTATGATGGGGGTAAGCTGGAGTCTGCCGGGAGTGAACTGGGGTCTCCTGGGAGGAAGCTGGAGCGTACCGGAATTGAACCAGGGTTGAGCTGAGATATACTGAGATTGTGGTGGGGTGTTCTGGGGGCGAACTGGAGCATATTGCGGTCGAGCTAAGGTGTGCTGAGAGAGAGCTGGGGCATACTAGAATTTGGCTCGGGAGTATCAGTGCTGAGCTGGGGTATACTGGGGTTAATCTGCAGCATGAGTACCCCAATCGGGGGGGAAGCACACCACTGTTGCAGCTGAGCCGGGGAATAAGCCATACTCCCCCCACcgccccagcagctcccagtattccctcccccccccccccccccccccggacTGTGTGCCCAGGGACCCACAGAAACACGTGGAAAGAAACACGACCTCCCCCAGGAGAGAAACCGCGCTGAGGAGGTAGAGTGCCCTCCCTCCCCCGCCCGAGCTGGGGTtgcccctccagccccactgGAGCACCCAGTACCTCTGTCTGGTGGCAGCGGCGGCTCCCAGAGGATGCCGGGGCGCTTCCCGGGGCGGGGGCACTCAGGGCCCCCCTTGCCAGGCCCAGGCTTGTTCTCGCACGGAGCTTTGGCTGCCTCATGGAAACAGGATTCGAGGGGAAGACTGCCAGGActttccccaaaaaaataataaattggtTGTGTGTGGGGTTCTTGCCTCCCCACAGAATTCCCAAGGTCTTAGTCGGGGGTAAGAAGGAGAGTGGGAGGGCTTGGGGACGCAGAGGGGATGTGGGGTGTCCATGGCCAGCCCTCACGGCTGCCCAGCCTGGGACAATGGCCCTTTCATCCCGGCACTCAGGGACCGGGACACGCTGGCTGCCTGCTCCGGGGTGGGAAGGCCCCCCTGCTCGGCCCCTCGCCCACGCGAGGCCACGGGCAGGAGGGGCCACGGCTCAGCCCCACAGTTAGGGTATGGTGCTCAGTGGGGCTCAGCCAGGGGACCAGTGTGAAATATCCTAAAAAGCTCATTTACTGCCTGCATGCCCCCTACTCCTGGAATTCCCACTCCCCCAGTCCACCACATCCCCCTGCTCCCTACCCCACTCCCCAGAGCCATCACATCCCCCATGTTATCCCATCCTGCTCCCCAGAACCATCACATGCCCCTGCTTTCCTATCCTGGACGCTTGGATCCATCTGGGGGGGATACCCTCCCAGAGCCTTTGGCAGAGGGTGCCATGCCTTTACCCCATTTGGGAGGTGTCATACAACAAAGTGTTGTCTGATACCCCAGGGGCCAGCGGCAATGCCCGAGCCTGATCCCTGAAGGGCTGAAGCCTTGTAATccttcccagcagcatttcaggGATTACCCATGTCAGTACCTGAGgatgtccccagcacagcccttaGATCACTACCCCCCTCCATATATCATACCTGCACCCCAGCTCTTCTCAACCCCCCTAGCACCAGACATGTGCCAGAGCATATTCCACTTCCCTTGGGAGCCATCTTCTCTCTCTGGTACTGCAACTCTGGGTCTCCAGCTGTACTTCCCAGAGCTGACAGACCTAAACCCTCCCCAGAAGGGGCTTTACCCCATCACCTGCCCTGCTACATGTCTCCCTGGCTCCAGAGCCGCTGCAGTGTGTCCTGTATCCAGTTCAGCTACATTTTCAACCTGCCAGGCAGGTGGTGGCCGGGTTCCTTTTTAATTGGGTTCTATTTTTAGTTGGGATCAGTGCAGGAGTGTGGGAGGGGGTGGAGAGTGTGGTGGGTGGAAATTAACAGGAGAAACAGGAAGGAAGTCCCTAGCgcccaccccagccccagaggTGACAGAGATACAGGCACAGAGGATGGCACATGCTGGACAACGCCACCCACCAAGACCCTGCTAGGGTGCAGAGAAGGGCTGGGACCTGCTGAGGTGTTGGGGTGCCACAGCACTAGGAGGACAGATGTGGGGTACACAAGCAGCTTTGCCCCTGGGTGCACCCCAGGAGGAGACAAGAGTCCCAGGGCTCCACAAAGGGCCCACaatccctgggactgtcagctCTGTTCCCCAGTATTTTCCTCCCTGAGAAGCCAAGATGTATCCCCCCAAGAGTGCCCCCAAAGTTCAGTCCCCCATGTCTCCTCTCCCagaggaggttttgggggaaatGTACTGGTGGTAATGGcttggctggggctgtgggaaaaCCAGCTACAGGGGTGTGTAGCCTCATGCCCAATTAGTGCCCAGTGCAAATTAATTTTAGGGGTTTCTCTGTCACCCTCTGGTggcaccaccaccacccagaaCCCCCCTGGAGGTGACGCTCCCACAACCCCTGAGGGTCCCACCAGCACCcaccatgagcagggacaccctACCTGAGTAGACTATGTGGACAGGGATGGCTCCCAAAGGACCAAGGTGGGACAGAGGCTGAGTACCTCCCATGCcagatttaattattttattccgAAATAATCAGCTCTGGTACAAGGTACAAAATCTCTCATGTCCCTGTGCACCCCCAGAAAAGGAGGGGGCAGGAGCATGGCCTAAGACCAGCTCCCAAACCCCCAGTCAAGGCCTCAAATTCCAGTGGAGGAAGGGTTCAGGCACCCGGCTTGGAAAGGGTCCCCAACCCAGAAAGGTGGGGGAGtggacaggagccttcagagACCCGCAGAACACCTGGAGGTGCCAGAagccccccccctcccccaagTCCTTTCAATGTGCCTGAAGATGCTGGGAGCCCCCAGAGAcactgggcacacctggaggtgTGAGCTTACCCCAAAGCCTCCCCCAAACAAACCTGAAGATGCTGAGAGCCCATAAGAACCGCCCCCCCCCGCATGAATGGAGATCCCAGGAGCCCCCAAAACATCCACCACAGCGCATCTGGAGGTGCCATGAGCCCCTCAACACATCCCACGTGCCTGAAGGTAAGACCCCAACATCCCCTCCAACATGCTGGAGGTGCCAGGAGCCTAGAAGCTTCCCCTCTACATGCTTGGAGAtgccaaaaatccccaaaggcCCTCCTTCCCAGCATGCCAGGAGGTGCCAggagccccccaaaaacccctctgCATGCCCAGAGGTGCAGGCAGGTGCCCAAGCACCCCCTAGGGGTCTGCTGGGGGTGGGGATCCCATGGGATGAAGGCAGTTCTGTTGGACCATAACAGAGATGGGGAGCAAGGatggggggcagagggggagcTCAGTGGAAGGGTCtccagggctgaggagcaggCACAGGGCCTGCCTTTTCCTCTGCCCCCCCAAAAGCTGAAGGTCACTTTGGGTTTGCCACCTACAGGGAAAACACTGGTGTCCCACAAGGGCTAAGTGACCAGACAACCCCCCAGCTTCGCACCCTGGGGGACCCACtatgtccctgctgtccccagacAGGGGTACAACAATGGGAGGGTCCCCCTGAACCCAAAATGGGGGTGcatgtgtacaggtgtgtgagATAGAGACACAAACCATGTTGGAAGTAGGGGGATAGGGAGAGGAGCCCGCAGGTGGGGTGTCACGTCAGGCTGTCCTAGCCAGGGGAACAAGGAAAGGAGCTCCCAGGGGAATCAGGTCAGGCTGTCCTCGTCACTGCCCTCGCCACGGTCCTCCTTGCTCTCAGCCAGGGAGCTCTCATCAATGTTTTCCAGGGAATCCGCATGCTGGAGGGAGAGCTCAGagagtgccagggctgggagtcGGCTCTGCTCCGGGAACAGCCAGGGCTTGAAGTGAGGGTCATGCTTTTGCTTCCACTCAGGGTACTTGAGGCATGCCTTGTACATCTTCTTCATCGCCTGGGAGGAAGAGTGAGATGGGCACAGAGACCCCTTACCCCCAcaccagccccacccccatgccACAAACTCACCTTGGGGGCCAGGAACTGGGAGGATTTGTTCACCACCCACTTTGGTAAAGAACCTAGAGAGAAGCGAGGGGTGGCTGGGAGTGGGACCCACAGCATCCCCCAGGTGCCTAAAAACCAGGACCCCCACACATGTGACCCCCACAGCACTCTCAATGGATACATGTGGCTAGAGAGAGGGAACAGGGTTCAATACATACTGCTCTCTGCTCTTGCAGAGGTCAAaaacagtgatttcagcattttggGTCCCTCTTCAACCCCCAAAAATGAAAGATTTCAAAAGAACAGGTCAGGTTTCCTCCTGACATTGCTACATGCTCCATGTCTGGCTCTGGCTGCATCCCAAGATGCTCCTGCTGATGAGCCCTTCCAAGCCCACCTTGAGCATATCCACAGGTCCTCCTGAACCCACCCCGAGTCCCCCTGACCTCAACCTGAGACTTCTTGAAGCCCTATTGACCCTGCCCTGAAGTCCCAGAGCCCCAAGAGAATCCCCACTGAACGACCCCAGCCCAACCTGAGCTCCCACTGAGCTCCCATTAAGTCCAAGTGAGTGCCTATTCAGCCTTCCCCTAGCCCACCCTGAGCCCCCACTGAGCCCCCCAAGCTAGTCTTGAGCTCTCACTGAGCCCAAAGCTCCCATTAAGCCCCAATAGAGGCCACCCTGAACTCCGAATGAGCCTACACTGAGAACCCATGAGACCCCCACTAAGCCCCCCTAAGATCCACAAGGGCCCCACTGAGCcccccaagcacacactgacaTGAGGGAAGGACTTGAGGGTGCTGAGCCCCAGGGCACAGAGGTGGGGGTCCCTCTCTCACCTTTGGGGTCCACCTGTGCTAGGTAGGTGATGGTGCAGCTCTTGGCTCCTGTCCCCTCGATCAGGTAGCCTGTCTGAATGGAGACAGCCCGCACCATGTCCTTGCGAGGGGGATACTTCTGTGGTGAGGAACAAGGAGGGAACATGAGTCAATGGCAGGGCAGGTGGGGTACAGGAGGCACCAGCCACAAGTAGGGCTGTCACAACCCCCTCAACTCTCCAACCTATCTCCCCAAGTTTTGagtgagccccagccccagccccagcccagcaccacaGGACCCCTGGTGCCCTGCTAAACTCACAGGATGCTTGACAGAGTAGTTCATGATGATGTAGTCAGAACCCGTGGGCAGCCAGGAGCGGAGTGTGACCACGTCCCGGTTCTTCAGAGGCTTGGGACACCTCCCTAGGGACAGCACCGGGTGGGATGTTCCAGAGTGAGACACCCACCTTGAAGAATGGGGTACCCTTctccaaatcccccccagactAGTATACAGGCTCCTCCCTTCAATGCCAGACACCATGGATCCCCCAGATGCCAAACCCAGGGGTGGAGTGGTAGCAGCCCTGGGATTCAGCCCTCCCCCAGGACCGCCCAGATCCCCCTGGCCCCCTCCTCACAGGCGTAGTAGCCCACATCGGAGTTGGCCGTCAGCCTTCCGATGTCAAAGGTCTCGATGACATTGGTGTCCCACTTCTTGCGGTACTCGATGTCATGGAGCACGTCGTACAGCGTCTCCGCCGGCACGTCCCTGCACTCCATCCTGCACTGCAAGGCAGGGGGCATGAGAGACCTACCAGGGGCCCCCAGGGTGGGAGAGTGGCCATGGGGACTCCTGGACAGAAGGTCAGCTGTGGGGAACCCCATTAGGATGGCAGTGGGGACCTCGTGGTGGGAGGATGACCATCGGGACCCCCAGGTGGGAAGGTGGCTGTGGGGAACTCATAAgaggacatcactggggaccctcaggcaggagggaggcagTGGGGATCCCAAAGTGTGAGAGTGGCTGGGGGGACCCCTGGGAGAGAAGGAGGCCATGAGGACCCCCAAGTGGGAAGGCAGCTGTGGGAAGCCCCAGCAAGTGAGGGGAGCTGTCTCCTCTCAGatgtttataaaaaaaaaaaaaaatcaatgcaaCCTCCTCCAAGAAGGCCTCAGGGATGGCATCAGCTCCTCTGGACCCCCAGACCCCGCAGTTCAGGATTTAGGGCTGGCCCTGTCATCCCAGCACATGGTACTAGAgaccctcccagccctgggaaggaGCACAGAAGCACCCAGCAATGGGGCATAGTCTCACATGGCCCCTTGGTGGGACACAGCCATGGAgcctgttcccccacagcacTCATCCTCAATCCCATCTCTGCCCCACAGAGCCGAGCCCCACCCCCACAGTGCTCATCCTCAACCCCAGcgatccatccctgccccatggAGTCTGCCCTCAACCCCACAGTGCTTATCCTCAATCTCAGAGACCCATCCCTGTTCCACAGAGCCcatctccagctcctccatTCACCCGAAAACTTGTCTGGGAAcacccactgctgcagggcagttTTGGGGAGAGCCTTCCTGGATGACTTTCTTGAAGAATCCCTGCTCCCACCTGCACCCAGGCCAGCCCAGCACCATGCTCAGGTGGATTATTCCCAGAGCAGCAAGGCTGGTCAAGCCAGTAGTGCAGGACCTGCCCTGCAGGTGACTCGCATCCTGGGGGCGTGCCAGGGGGGTCGCAGCAGGAGAGGGGATGGTGCCACCTGGAAAGCGCCTGGAAACGCACACCCAACCCTGAGTCAATATTGACTAatggggtgaggaggaggaggaaaaggaggtgGAGGAGAAAGAGATGATGTACCCAGGGCTGGGGTTATGCTATGCCCGAGGGAACATAGAATGGGTGCCAGACTGTGGGACAGGAGCAGATCCAAACGGGAGATCCACCACCCCTGCCTAGGGAAGTGGtgagggctgcagccaccaagggGGTCCCCAAGCTCATCCTCACTGGCAGCTTCACCAACACCCCAGATCCTTCCGCTGCATCCTACAGGATGGCTCCTGGCCATCCTCTGGGAGCAGCCCATTTAGAGGGGGAACCATCATCCCTGTGAGATCTCAGATGCCCAGGTACCAACTCACTGCCCCACTGGGTAGGACGGGGTGTCCTGGCTGGGTTCCCCCAACCCATAGCCAGTCCCAAGGCCACCAAATGTCCCACTGAGAAATCAGCCATGGCACTAGCTTGTTCCCAGACTCCAGAAAACAGGTTAGACAGGAGCTGCATCCCTAATggaggggggtggggaggagggggcggcAGCCTCAAAGCAGGGCGAGACCTTCAGGTTCCACTTAATTAGGCAAAGTATCCAGGAGGAATTCAGGGGGAAACCAGCTCTTGGGAACCTGCAGAGAATCCTCAGCACCCACGAAGAGACCCCCAGCATGAGGGGCAAACCCCCGGGCTGCACCTTGCTGTGCCACGTCAGCAATGCCACATGTGTCCATCCCTTCAATggaatgctcccagcaggagcattTCATCCTGGGTGGGATGGTGgacctgggtgctgctgggggccACGGGGTGGGGAGAAGGACTGTTAAGCCACATGGTCTCCAATACCCAGTGGCACACTCATGGAATCAACACATGAACACCCAGCAGGACCTTTCCAAGCAGGATTTGTCCAGGAGGGTGTGGAAAGAGGCACGACCTGGCTCAGGGACCCCTGCAGGCAAAAGACAGCTCCAGGTGCCTGTGCCAGGACATCCTGGAGTGGGCTGGGTCCCTGCCATGCCAACGTGGCACACTGGGATTGTGGGACAGGAAGGGGATGCACCCAAGCATCACCTCAATCCGGGGGATGTTTTGGGATGCAACCCCCAAGAGCAAACAGCAGGACTAGGGGACACGAGGAtcttggggtggggggaggtcGGGATGCACTGTCACACAGAGCCATGATGCCATGTGGCATCATGTCTGGATGCCACAGTGATGGACATTCCGCATCCCACCCACCATGGGTCCCCacctctgtggggatggggtagGCTGCAAGTGGCACCAGTGACTCCCTACACCCCAGAGACCACCATCCCCCCTCCCAGAGTTCACTGCTGCCACCAGGGCACAATGAGGACCTGTTCCTGGGTCACAGCAGCCCAAACTCCTCCAACATGCTACAGTGGAAGCAACCCAGTGGTTCCATGGCAGGAGCCAGGCATAGCCACTGCCAATACCGCAGGGATAGGtttccccagcagtgctggtgccAACTGCTCGGCTGCTGCAGAACAGTGTGTGAGCAGGCCGCGTCATCACTGCTGCCACCGCCACCACCCGGGCTCGACACCACGGCAAGGGTGATGCCAGCCACTATACCAGGAGAGCATCATGGAggtgccagcagggacagggacaccagcCAGAGACTCCAGTGTAACCCCATCTGTACACTGCTCCTGTCTCAAGTTGTCTCTTGGAATCCTGGTGTCCCCACTTTGCCAGAGGTAAGAGCCAGGATAAGCGTGcacctgcctgtgccagcacaCTGGCACCAAGAGAGAAGGAACCCACAAGAAATGCAGTGGGGACATAGGGAGTTCTGGGCAAGGGGGACAACCCCAATGATAGCAGGCCAGTGGCTGCAGGCTCCAAGGAATCCCCAAGCCTATCCCTGGTGTGCAGCAAGCATGGGAGGTGCATTCCCAATGGGTGAAGTGGGGAGAAGCAGCACGCAGGACCCATGGCCCCACATGCCCTGGGAGTTCCTGTTTGTCCCTGGCTGAGCCCCTAGTCCCCCCTGCACAGCCCTCAGGGGTGCCTACTTGTCCCTGgctcagccctggagctgtgttTGTCTTGGGGTCCCCAGACTGCCCATTTGTCCTGGTGTGCCAGTTAATCCCACCTGTCCTGGGGTCCCTGCTGGCCATCGGGGGCCAGCTTGGCCAAGTCCCCACTCGCCCCAAGGTGCTGCATCACCTGAGGGACCCCACTATTCCCTGAGATTCCCGCTCACCCCTGGGTGGTGGTTAAACCCCCGAGTTCCCACTCACTGTAGGGTCCCCACTCCCTCCCCCCAAGCCCAAGGTGCAGCATCGCCCCAGGGTCCCTCCTGCCTCCATGTCCCCCGCGGCGTCCTCGCGCCCCCCCCCTTGCCGCTGGGTACCCCTGTCCCGGGGGGATGCCGGGGCGGGGTCTCACCGTGGATTGGGGGTGTCCAGGGTGGATGGGGATGTCTCACTGTGTACCAGGGTGGGCCGGGCGGGAGATCTCACCTTGATCTTGTGGAGGGCGCGCTCGGGCTCCAGCAACTGCACCCAGACCCCCACCCCGCCCTTGCTGTAGGTGAGGCTCCAGCCGCGCTCCGACTCGCACTGCGCCCGGAACGCCCCGAAGTCCCGGTCGTCGGGAATCTGCACGCTGTCGCGACTCGACATGCCGCCGTCGTGACCCGACATGGCCCCGGAACGCCCCCACCccgccggtgccggtgccgcggGAGGCGCCAGCTCCTACGGCGGCATTGCGGGGCGCGGGGCGCGATGGGACCGGGAGAGGTgggcccggggcggggccggggcgggaaGCACCGAGGGGCGGGATCGGGGGGAGACCTAGAGGAAAACTGGGGGGGAGCGGGAACACCGGGAGGGAGGAGTTGGGGGTACCTCGGgttgtgggggggggggttggggctACCGGGAGAAGCAGCGGCGAGGAGCCGGGGAAAAACGGGAACGTCGAAGCTGAAACCGGGAAGACCAGGCAGGAACcgggagcactgggaggaagGGCACCCTCTGGGAGAGGGAAGCAGTCCAGATTGGCGGGataccaggagcagctggaggacaCAGGTGCACAGAGTTGTGGCACttgcagggacacctgcactGCGCGCCAGGGAAGGTTTtggttggatattgggaaaatttCTTAACTGAAAGgattgtccagccctggcactggtGGAGTCCCCGTCTCCGGAGGGGTTTAAAAAAACCAGATGTGACACGTGAGGACATGGGTTAGTAGTGGCCGTGGCAGTACAGGGGGAGTGGTTGGACTCATGGACTCAGCgagcttttccaacccaaatgattcCATTATTCCAGTTGGGTAGGAGGGGACACAAGTGCAGGAGAGAGACCCTCAGCCACTCTCCAGGCTGCAGGTCACCCTGATGTGACACTGTCAAATGTGAGCCCATGCCCTGTACCTGTGCAGCACATAAGCATTATCCTTTCTTTGTGCCAGTGCTGGGCCTTGCCATGGTATCCCCATGGtactgtggccaggagcaggtGGCATGCTGCTATTGGCAGTGCTGACTAGGATGTTATTTTTGGAAAAGCTCAGGCTCTGGCTCCCATCCagctctgaaaatgctgctgactcaggatttctttctttccactTGCGAGCACGGAGGAACCCTCTTCCAGCTCCCATGAATAACTGTGTAAATGATGACAGAGCATGTACCTAGACTGGCAAAGCAAAGCCTGTctcagcagcagggatgtgggaccaAGCTCCTTATCCAGGATGAGGCCTTTCCAGGGATGCAATAGCTGGAGGGATAGGAGagcacagggatgtccccatgCTCAGCACCTGTGAGGAGACAGGGGCCTGGCATCACAGGGCTCACAATGCCACACCACTGCTCACAGCATCCTCACCTGGGACAAGGAGCCAAGGGAATCTCTGGCATCCTATCCCACTGGAAGTGGGATCCGCAGTGGATGGCTGTGGATAGGATGCTGTGGCTGGTGCAGAGGGACCCTCTCCCCTCAtccttctctccctgccctttctggcagctctgctgtgaaagCCTGGGCTGTTCCCACCCTGTCTCCAGGGAAGCAGAAAGATGAAAGCCATCACACTACAGtccttcccagcccccagcagtCCTGGCGCTGGAAGAAGGAGCACCCACATTCCCAGCCAGT carries:
- the STARD10 gene encoding START domain-containing protein 10, with translation MSGHDGGMSSRDSVQIPDDRDFGAFRAQCESERGWSLTYSKGGVGVWVQLLEPERALHKIKCRMECRDVPAETLYDVLHDIEYRKKWDTNVIETFDIGRLTANSDVGYYAWRCPKPLKNRDVVTLRSWLPTGSDYIIMNYSVKHPKYPPRKDMVRAVSIQTGYLIEGTGAKSCTITYLAQVDPKGSLPKWVVNKSSQFLAPKAMKKMYKACLKYPEWKQKHDPHFKPWLFPEQSRLPALALSELSLQHADSLENIDESSLAESKEDRGEGSDEDSLT